GGTCGAGAAATTGCAGTGCATGCCCGAGCCGTTCCAGTCGGTGTCGCCGAGCGGCTTGCAATGGTACTCGACGTCGATGCCGTACTTCTCGCAGAGGCGCTGCAGGAGGTAGCGGGCCATCCACATCTCGTCGGCGGCCTTCTTGGAGCCCTTGCCGAAGATCTGGAATTCCCACTGGCCCTTGGCCACCTCGGCGTTGATGCCCTCGTGGTTGATGCCGGCATCGAGGCAGAGGTCGAGGTGCTCCTCGGCGATCTTACGGGCGACGTCGCCGACGTTCGAGTAGCCGACGCCGGTGTAGTACGGGCCCTGCGGCGCCGGGTAGCCGGAGGTCGGGAAGCCGAGCGGGCGGCCGTCCTTGTACAGGAAGTACTCCTGCTCGAAGCCGAACCAGGCACCGGCATCGTCCAGGATGGTGGCGCGCTTGTTGGACTCGTGCGGCGTCACGCCGTCCGGCATCATCACTTCGCACATCACCAGCACGCCGTTCTTGCGGGCCGGGTCGGGGAAGTGGCGCACGGGCTTCAGCATGCAGTCGGAGCTGCCGCCCTCGGCCTGCTTCGTGGACGAGCCGTCGAAGCCCCACATCGGGAGCTGCTCGAGGGTCGGGAAGCTATCGAATTCCTTGATCTGCGTCTTGCCGCGGAGATTCGGGGTCGGCGTGTACCCGTCGAGCCATATGTACTCGAGCTTATATTTGGTCATTCCGGTTCTCTCGTCCGTATCAATGCGCGACCTGGGCAACCCGGGCAGACGCGAACGGCTTGCCGCCTCATCGACGGCCGGGGCCGCCTTCGCATGGATCGTGCCAGGCGGGCCATTGCCGGGGAACAACGATGCCCTAAAAACGCCCGTGCGCGATCACGCTTTCGAGATCGCGCGGGATCGCGGGCGGATCGTTCTATCCGACAGCCGATTCCGGCCCCCGGCGGGTGGCAAGGCACGCCCGCGCCGGATATCAAGCCCCGCTTGCTTGCGCACCTGACCGCGTGCGGGTGCGCCACGAGAGACGTTTTTCGAAGATCCCTGGAGGATGCCCACGATGACCACTGCGGCCGAGGTGCTGAAGACGATCCGGGACAACGACGTGCGTTACGTGGACTTCCGGTTCACCGACCCGCGCGGCAAGTGGCAGCATGTCACGTTCGACGTGTCGCTCATCGGCGAGGAGATCTTCGGCGAGGGCACGATGTTCGACGGCTCGTCGATCGCCGGCTGGAAGGCGATCAACGAATCCGACATGCTGCTGATGCCGGATCCGGTGACCGCCACGCTGGACCCGTTCTTCTCGGCCGCGACCATGTCGATCGTCTGCGACGTGCTGGAGCCGGCCACCGGTGAGCCCTACGGCCGCGACCCGCGCGGCACCGCCAAGCGCGCCGAGGCCTATCTGCAGCAGACCGGCATCGGCGACACGATCTATGTCGGCCCCGAGGCCGAGTTCTTCGTGTTCGACGACGTGAAGTTCGGCGCCGACCCGTACCGCACCGGCTTCGAGCTCGACTCCACCGAGCTGCCGACCAACGGCTTCACCGATTACGAGGGCGGCAATCTCGGCCACCGGGTCCAGACCAAGGGCGGCTACTTCCCGGTCCCGCCGCAGGATTCGGCGCAGGACATGCGCGGCGAGATGCTCGCGGCCATGCAGTCCATGGGCGTGAAGGTCGAGAAGCATCACCACGAGGTGGCCTCGGCCCAGCACGAGCTCGGCATGAAGTTCGACACGCTGACCCTGCTCGCCGACCACATGCAGATCTACAAGTACTGCATCCACAACGTCGCGCAGAGCTACGGCAAGTCGGCGACCTTCATGCCCAAGCCCGTCTACGGCGACAACGGCTCGGGCATGCACGTCCACCAGTCGATCTGGAAGGACGGCAAGCCGGTCTTCGCGGGCGACAAGTACGCCGGCCTCTCCCAGGAGTGCCTGTGGTACATCGGCGGCATCATCAAGCACGCCAAGGCGCTGAACGCCTTCACCAACCCGTCGACCAACTCGTACAAGCGCCTAGTGCCGGGCTACGAGGCGCCGGTGCTGCTGGCCTACTCGGCGCGCAACCGCTCGGCCTCCTGCCGCATCCCGTGGACCAAGAGCCCGAAGGCCAAGCGCGTCGAGGTCCGCTTCCCCGACCCGATGGCGAACCCCTACCTCGCCTTCTCGGCGCTGCTGATGGCCGGCCTCGACGGTATCCGCAACAAGATCGACCCGGGCCCGGCCATGGACAAGGACCTGTACGAGCTGCCGCCGCGGGAGCTGAAGAAGATCCCGACCGTGTGCGGATCCCTCCGCGAAGCGCTCGCCAGCCTCGACAAGGACCGGGCCTTCCTCAAGGAGGGTGGCGTGTTCTCGGACGACCAGATCGACTCGTTCATCGAGCTGAAGATGACCGAGGTGCTGCGCTACGAGATGACGCCGCACCCGATCGAGTTCGTGCAGTACTACTCGCTGTGAGGCGAGCGGGGACCGGGCGCGAGCCCGGCCCCCGATTGTGACCGGTGATGGCCGTGTCTCTCTCCCGCGTCCCTCCCCAGAACTGGAACAAATCAAGAACATTGCTCACTTATAAGAAGATCATCCTATCATAGGCCCTACGCTTATGGCGAGGATGATCCATGTGCTTGAAAGAGATCTTCGTCGCCCGGATGCAGTGGCAACTCGTAGCCCTTAGCGTAGAGGTAAAGCTACTTCGACTCGGACTCGTACTCTACGCCTACAATCCCGGCCAACCACGCGTGCCGGCTGGCCAACCAGACGGTGGTCAGTGGACAAATGAGGGCGGCATTGGAGAAGTTGCAGTCGGCAACGATGCGCATTTTATCCTCGTCGGCAGTGACGATCAGAAGTACAGAGTCGATCTGAAAGCTGAGGAAGGTCGAGGTGGGCACACTCTCGGGAAGCACGTCGGCAAATCCGACGACGAATTGTTCGAACGCTTGCGAAAATCTCAGTCGCGTTCTTGGATTGTCGATGGAGGAATGAAGAGAGATGGGAGCTTTGATTCTATCGAATCGGCCAACGATCTGGTGAATCAGACCCTCAAGTCCAACAAAGAGGCCGTTGATCGCGTCGCATCGGGCTTAGATGATCGCAAATTTATTACTAGATCGTTCGATTATAAAACTGGAAGGGAGGCCTACAGCACAGACGATGGCGTCGTCTACATGCGCAACACACGCAGTGTCGGCATCGAATCAAGACATGATCCCACCTCTCCGCGAGGGTTCCGCATACGAACCGCCTATCCTTTAACGGAGGGAGACTGAGATGAAACTATCGGCTGAATTTCTTGAGCTTAGTTTGCAATTCTATCAGGACCTTTTGGACGATGTATCCAGCGAAGAAGAAATGATTGAAACCGTATTGTCTCCCCTGAAAGATGAAGGCAAGCGAACAAATTTGCGGAAATATCTAGATTTGATTACCAGCGATCAGATTGCTGACGAAGAACTAAGAAAACTGTGGTGGTCGTCATCTGCTGATGTCGTGTTCCACGATGGTGCCGCACTCAGAGCCTTCCTCAGAAAGGTGCGGGACAAGTTATGACGCGAGAGCAGCCGTGAGCCGGCGGACGAAGCTACGGAACCGGGCGCGGCGGAAGTCGGGGCGTTTGCCTGCGACACCGGAATTCATCCGCTTCGGTGAGCAATTCAATCAGAGCATCGACTATCTGTACGGGTCGTTGGAGGAAGCCACTGCCGCGATACTCACTGGCTTCAAAGGTGAGGATCGCCGCCGCTTGCGTGATTTCATGGGTGCGGCCCTCAAAAGCGACCTGACGCCGGATGAACAGATGAAACTCTGGGCCAAAGCCTGCACGGATTGGCGTTTCCGCGGCCCGGACGATCTGAGGCGCTTTCTGGCCCAGGTCCATCTCGACCTGCGGAAGGGCCTGTTACACGGCAGCGTCTCAATCATCCAAGACGGCGGATGCACGCATGCTCACCCTCGACCACCTCGCCGTCGTCGCGCCGGATCTTGCGGAAGGCGTCGCGCATGTCCGCGACTGCCTCGGCCTCACCATGCCGGAGGGCGGTCGCCATTGGGAGATGGGCACCCGCAACCACCTGCTGCGCCTCGGCGACGCGACGTTCCTGGAGGTGATCGCCGTCGATCCGGAGGCACCCGTCCCGACCCGTGCCCGCTGGTTCGGCCTCGGCGACGCCGCGCAGGTGCGGGCGGACTGGGATTCGGGCCGGCGGCTGCGCGGGTTCGTCGCCCGCACCGACGACCTCGACGGCGTGCTCGCCGCCCATGACGCCCTGCTCGGGCAGGCGGCCACGATGACCCGCGGCGCCCTGGCGTGGCGCTTCGGCGTGCGTCCGGACGGGGCCTGGCCGGCGGACGGTGCCGTGCCGTACGTGATGGATTGGGGGCCGCACGGGAACCCTGCCGCGTCGATGCCGGATCTCGGCGCCCGCCTCGAAGCCATCGTCCTGACGCATCCGGAGCCGGACGGCGTGGCGGCGCTTCACGCCGCGCTCGGCCTCGCCGATCCTCCGAAGCTCGTGAAAGGCCCCGGCCCGCGCTGGAGCGCACGGATCACGACGCCCTCCGGCGCCCGGATCCTGACCTGAGCCATCGACGGACCCTCCTCGCCGGCCTGATCGGGAAAGTGACCGGCGAGGAGGGCACGGCCGAGACTCGAAAGCCGCGGCACGGGCAACCTAGCAGCGGCGTTCCGCGATGCGGTGGCAGGAAAGGCTCACCCCGCACGGGAATCGCGCCGGATCCCGCCGAAACGACGTCACGTGTGCGCGAAGATGTCGGTCTCGGGCCAGCCGTCGAGGTCGAGGCGCGCCCGGGTCGGCAGAAAGGCGAAGCAGGAAGCGGCGAGGTCGGTCCGGCCCTCGCGAGCCAGCATCGCGTCGAGCTTCTCGCGGGCGGCGTGGAGGTGGAGCACGTCGGAGGCCGCGTAGTCGAGCTGCGCCTGAGACAGGTTCTCGGCGCCCCAGTCGGAGGATTGCTGCTGTTTGGACAGATCGACGCCGACGAGTTCGCGGACCACATCCTTGAGCCCGTGCCGGTCGGTGTAGGTGCGGGCGAGTTTCGAGGCGATCTTGGTGCAGTAGACCGGCTGCGGCATCACCCCGAAGGCCTTGTACAGGACCGCAACGTCGAACCGGGCGAAGTGGAAGATCTTCAGCACGTCCGGATCCGCCAGGACGCGCTTGAGCACGACCGGCTCCGGGCCGGCTTGCGGGATCTGCACGACGTCGGCGGTGCCGTCGCCCGTGGAGATCTGCACCACGCAGAGCCGGTCGCGGTGCGGATTGAGCCCGAGCGTCTCGGTGTCGATGGCGACCGCGCGGCCCGCGTCGTAGGTGGCGGGCAGGTCGCCGCGATGGAGGCGTACGGTGGGGCTCGGCATGTTTTTCGGACCTTGAGGGTTTTCGGCCGGTACCATCGGTGCCAAGTGCCGGCAAGCCCGAGGCAATTCGCGCCCGGCCCGAGGACGGAGAGGCGGACATGACGGCAGCCGAGGTGATCGCGATGCTCGGGCTGAAGCCCCATCCCGAAGGCGGCCACTACCGCGAGACCTTTCGCGATCCGAGGACCGTGGACGGCCGTTCCGTCGGAACCGCGATCTATTTCCTGCTCGATCTCGGCGAGGTTTCGGCCTGGCACCGGGTGGACGCCGCCGAGATCTGGCACTGGCATGCCGGCGCGCCGCTGGTGATCACCACGAGCCCCAACGGCCATGACGCCGCCGCGCAACATCTCGGGCCGGATCTCGCCGCCGGGCAGCGACCGCAATGCGTGGTGCCCGCCGGCCATTGGCAGACGGCCACCAGCCTTGGGGCCTGGACGCTCGTGGGCTGCACGGTCTCACCGGGCTTCGACTTCGCGGGCTTCGAGATGGCCGCGCCCGACTGGCGGCCGACGCCGCGCGCATAGCTGTCCAGGCCGTCCACACGACGAGGGACCGGAGGATCCGGTCAGATCAGGCTGCCCCCGGGCGACCCCGCGTTCAGCGATCGGCCCGCCCGCGCCACGAGCTGCGCGAACGCCATCGCGGCGGCCGAGGCCTGGGTCTGCGTCGGGAACGACCGGTCCGACTCGGCGACCGTCGCCTCGGTGTCGTCCAGAAGCACCCAGGTCCAGAGATGCCGGCCGGTCGCGCGAATCTTGAAGTGCATGGCGGGCTCGCGAGCTACGTCATACTTCGATGATGCACCGCGAAAAATCGCGGCGTGTTAATGGCTTGGCCTGCGCAACAACCTGTGTCGGCTAAGTGAAGGCTTGTGCCCGCTATCCCCGCAGAGCACAGGCAGCCATTCGGGCGCTTGCGGTCACGCGCAGGGTCGCGCTGCCCCGCGTGGATCATACCTGAGACGCGGCATCGCGCCCGGGTCGGGCCGAGGTTTTCGGATCGCGCCACGCCGTGGACGCAGCGGCACGCGAGAGAGCCGGAGCGCCGGCAGACCTACGCCGCAGGACGCAGGGACAACGCCGCACGCACCACCGCGTCGGCGTGAAAATGGTGCAGCATGTGGCCGGCTGCTGGCAGGAGCTGGAACGTGGCCGACGGCATGAGGCCGGCGGCGCGCCGCCCGTGGACGAACGTGTTCACGACGAGATCGGCGCTGCCGCACACGAAACGCACCGGTGCGCGCGCGGTCGGGTAGGATAGAACGCTGCGCGTGAGCGCCGGCCAGAGCCATCCGGCATCCTCGCCCTCGGCGGTGATCTGCGCGGGCCGCGCGGCGAGGTCGAAGGGGAAGCGGCGGGCGAACGTGTCCGGCATCGCCTTGGGGAAGAACATCGCGTTCCAGAGCAGCGGAAGCAGCGCCTTGTCGCTTCCGGCGCTCAGGAGTTTGGACAGGAGATCGCCGCCGAACGGCAGCGCCCGGGGGCCGAACAGCACGTGCTCCAGGCGGGGCTCGGGGAAGCAGATCGGTGCGACGGCGACGACGACGGCAATCTCCTCCGGGTGAAGCATTCCGTAGGCGAGCGCGACCGCCGCGCCGAACGAGTGACCGACGATCACCGGACGGTGCACATCCAGGCGCTGCACCGCGTCCCGGATCCGGGCGGCCTGATCCCAGAGATCACCCGCGCGTCCGCGGGGGCGCAGGCTGAAGCCGTGGCCCGGGCGATCGACCGCGATCACGCGGAAGTGCTCCGCCAGCGCCGGCACCGGCCCGAGCCACATGTCCTCCAGGCACATCAGCGTGCCGTGGATCGCCACGAGATCAGGGCCGCGCCCGGTTTCCGCGTAGGCGATGGTTCGGTCTTCGGAGAGCTGAACGATCCGGCGCGGGACGACCCGCGGGTCGCGTGGCGCGTCCGACGCAGGTCGGCCCGGACCGGGCAGAGTGTCCACCACGCGGATCAACTACAGAGGCCGACGGCGACCGGGCGCGTTGCTGAGAACCGCCAGTGCGGTGGCCGCACCGATGCCGACAAGGCCTGCCGCCGCTGCGAGCGGGTGCAGCGTCGCCCGGGTGTACGCGCTGGTCCGCATGACGGGGAGCGGCGGGTCGCCGCGCATCTCGCCCGCCGCCACCGGCGCGTGCAGGGCCCCATCCGGATTGCGGGGAGCGCTCGCGCGCTTCTGGAGCGCGATGATCGCCGGGGCGAGATAGTCGTAGGCGCCGGGCGCGAACTCCTTGCCGGCCGTGAAGGCCTTGCCGGCGCCGCCCACGAAGATGTCGCGCTGCGGGTGCACCGCCGCGTGCAAGATGGCGTTTGCGACCTCTTCGGGCGGGTAGATCGGCGGCGGCAGGCTCGGCTCGCGGTCCATGTAGTTGCGCGCGCGCTGGGGCAGGGGGGTATCGATCGAGGCCGGCTTGATCAGGGTGACCGAGACCGGCGCCTTCTCGTACATCAGCTCCATGCGCAACGCGTCGGTGAAGCCCTTCACCGCGTGCTTCGAGGCCGCGTACATTCCCTGGAACGGGAAGGCGAGGTCCGACGCGATGCTGCCGACGTTGATGAGCGCGCCGCCATGCTGGCGCAGGTGCTCGGTCGCCACCAGCGACCCGTAGACCGTGCCCCAGAAGTTGGTCTGGACCAGCCGCTCATGGTCGGCGTCGCTGATCTCGCGCAGCCGGCCGTAGATCGAGCCGCCGGCGACGTTCACCCAGGTGTCGAAGCCGCCGAACGTCGCCTCCGCGCGATCGGCGACGGCCTGGACGTCCGCCCGGCGGCCGACATCGGCGACCACGTCGATCGCCTTGCCGCCGATCCCCTCGATCTCGGCCCGGATGCGCGCCAAGGCGTCGCCGCTGCGCGCCGCCATGACGACGCGGGCGCCGCGTTCGGCCGCCATCCGCGCCGTGGCCAGCCCGATGCCCGACGATGCGCCGGTGATCACGATGACCTGCTCGCGGAGCGGCTTGTGCTTCATGAGTCTCCCCCGGTGTTTCGATATGCGGCTGCCATCCGCGAGGGACGCGACCGCACACCCTGCTATTCACCGGGAGGGCGTCATGGTTCCGGATACCGGGAGGGTGTTTGCGTCGCAGGGCGCGTTTTCGGTCAGCGCCCGTAGATATCTTCTACGCGGATGATGTCGTCCTCGCCGGTATAGGAGCCGACCTGCACCTCGATCAGCTCCAGCGGGATCTTCCCCGGATTGGCCAGCCGGTGCATCGACCCGATCGGCAGGTAGACCGCCTCGTTCTCGTGGACCAGAACCACCCGCTCGTCGATCGTCACCTCGGCGGTGCCGCGCACCACCACCCAATGCTCTGCCCGGTGGTAGTGCTTCTGCAACGACAGGCGGCCGCCCGGCACCACCTGGATCCGCTTCACCTGGAACCGCTCGCCGAGGTCGATCCGCTGGTACCAGCCCCACGGCCGGTACATCCGCAGATGCGCATCCGCCTCCGGCTCACCTTTCGCCCGCAGCGCGGTCACCAGCTCCTTCACCTGCCCCGAGCGCGCCTTCGAGGCCACCAGCACCGCGTCGGGCGTGGACACCACCACCACGTCCTCCAGGCCCACCACAGCGGTGACGCCGTCGCCCTGGCTGTGGACGAGGCTGTTCTTCGTCTCGATCAGCGAC
This window of the Methylobacterium tardum genome carries:
- a CDS encoding SDR family oxidoreductase, whose protein sequence is MKHKPLREQVIVITGASSGIGLATARMAAERGARVVMAARSGDALARIRAEIEGIGGKAIDVVADVGRRADVQAVADRAEATFGGFDTWVNVAGGSIYGRLREISDADHERLVQTNFWGTVYGSLVATEHLRQHGGALINVGSIASDLAFPFQGMYAASKHAVKGFTDALRMELMYEKAPVSVTLIKPASIDTPLPQRARNYMDREPSLPPPIYPPEEVANAILHAAVHPQRDIFVGGAGKAFTAGKEFAPGAYDYLAPAIIALQKRASAPRNPDGALHAPVAAGEMRGDPPLPVMRTSAYTRATLHPLAAAAGLVGIGAATALAVLSNAPGRRRPL
- a CDS encoding ribonuclease D, with the protein product MPSPTVRLHRGDLPATYDAGRAVAIDTETLGLNPHRDRLCVVQISTGDGTADVVQIPQAGPEPVVLKRVLADPDVLKIFHFARFDVAVLYKAFGVMPQPVYCTKIASKLARTYTDRHGLKDVVRELVGVDLSKQQQSSDWGAENLSQAQLDYAASDVLHLHAAREKLDAMLAREGRTDLAASCFAFLPTRARLDLDGWPETDIFAHT
- a CDS encoding alpha/beta fold hydrolase translates to MDTLPGPGRPASDAPRDPRVVPRRIVQLSEDRTIAYAETGRGPDLVAIHGTLMCLEDMWLGPVPALAEHFRVIAVDRPGHGFSLRPRGRAGDLWDQAARIRDAVQRLDVHRPVIVGHSFGAAVALAYGMLHPEEIAVVVAVAPICFPEPRLEHVLFGPRALPFGGDLLSKLLSAGSDKALLPLLWNAMFFPKAMPDTFARRFPFDLAARPAQITAEGEDAGWLWPALTRSVLSYPTARAPVRFVCGSADLVVNTFVHGRRAAGLMPSATFQLLPAAGHMLHHFHADAVVRAALSLRPAA
- a CDS encoding cupin domain-containing protein, translated to MTAAEVIAMLGLKPHPEGGHYRETFRDPRTVDGRSVGTAIYFLLDLGEVSAWHRVDAAEIWHWHAGAPLVITTSPNGHDAAAQHLGPDLAAGQRPQCVVPAGHWQTATSLGAWTLVGCTVSPGFDFAGFEMAAPDWRPTPRA
- the glnA gene encoding type I glutamate--ammonia ligase, encoding MTTAAEVLKTIRDNDVRYVDFRFTDPRGKWQHVTFDVSLIGEEIFGEGTMFDGSSIAGWKAINESDMLLMPDPVTATLDPFFSAATMSIVCDVLEPATGEPYGRDPRGTAKRAEAYLQQTGIGDTIYVGPEAEFFVFDDVKFGADPYRTGFELDSTELPTNGFTDYEGGNLGHRVQTKGGYFPVPPQDSAQDMRGEMLAAMQSMGVKVEKHHHEVASAQHELGMKFDTLTLLADHMQIYKYCIHNVAQSYGKSATFMPKPVYGDNGSGMHVHQSIWKDGKPVFAGDKYAGLSQECLWYIGGIIKHAKALNAFTNPSTNSYKRLVPGYEAPVLLAYSARNRSASCRIPWTKSPKAKRVEVRFPDPMANPYLAFSALLMAGLDGIRNKIDPGPAMDKDLYELPPRELKKIPTVCGSLREALASLDKDRAFLKEGGVFSDDQIDSFIELKMTEVLRYEMTPHPIEFVQYYSL
- a CDS encoding VOC family protein translates to MLTLDHLAVVAPDLAEGVAHVRDCLGLTMPEGGRHWEMGTRNHLLRLGDATFLEVIAVDPEAPVPTRARWFGLGDAAQVRADWDSGRRLRGFVARTDDLDGVLAAHDALLGQAATMTRGALAWRFGVRPDGAWPADGAVPYVMDWGPHGNPAASMPDLGARLEAIVLTHPEPDGVAALHAALGLADPPKLVKGPGPRWSARITTPSGARILT
- a CDS encoding glutamine synthetase beta-grasp domain-containing protein yields the protein MTKYKLEYIWLDGYTPTPNLRGKTQIKEFDSFPTLEQLPMWGFDGSSTKQAEGGSSDCMLKPVRHFPDPARKNGVLVMCEVMMPDGVTPHESNKRATILDDAGAWFGFEQEYFLYKDGRPLGFPTSGYPAPQGPYYTGVGYSNVGDVARKIAEEHLDLCLDAGINHEGINAEVAKGQWEFQIFGKGSKKAADEMWMARYLLQRLCEKYGIDVEYHCKPLGDTDWNGSGMHCNFSTAFMREHGGKAYFEKLMEAFKNAREEHIAVYGPDNHMRLTGKHETASIHEFSYGVADRGASIRVPHSFVNNGYKGYLEDRRPNSQGDPYQIASQVLKTITSVPTEAAAAA
- a CDS encoding RNase A-like domain-containing protein codes for the protein MKEIFVARMQWQLVALSVEVKLLRLGLVLYAYNPGQPRVPAGQPDGGQWTNEGGIGEVAVGNDAHFILVGSDDQKYRVDLKAEEGRGGHTLGKHVGKSDDELFERLRKSQSRSWIVDGGMKRDGSFDSIESANDLVNQTLKSNKEAVDRVASGLDDRKFITRSFDYKTGREAYSTDDGVVYMRNTRSVGIESRHDPTSPRGFRIRTAYPLTEGD